The following are encoded together in the Triticum dicoccoides isolate Atlit2015 ecotype Zavitan chromosome 6B, WEW_v2.0, whole genome shotgun sequence genome:
- the LOC119325646 gene encoding H/ACA ribonucleoprotein complex non-core subunit NAF1-like has product MDSEVLAKEVLKDGGGKGEEGSKDEAAVRAEMKEEVEGGGSKGEDQSNGEASVDAEMNSEVSAKVETENGGSKGKEESEAEEEDGESGEATSSSEEEEEEEEESSEASSSSDEEEQRANNHCGVGDMAALIEEGKLMVGINDDDDEEEEEEEEEASKGHINSKHEAEILPPVPKIEVQLEPHHKALPVGTISSIMGERVIVEGSVQHNPLNEGSILWITESRTPLGIVEELFGPVKSPYYLVRYNSVEEVPSGISAGTAVSFVMEFANHILNVKELYTKGYDGSGDNIEDQTDDPEFSDDEKEAEYKRSLRLAKGQTDRQLDSKKRSGDKKRKQPRDAGFHKGIPRTHDVATPAHQSKHRIYRSDMAPVADKSGRSRTSVPIMTPPVTVNPAMASAIQFADQKGGCFPNPSQQFLPQQPNVWPRGFPPSMYPNMGINGAALAANIMQNILSGSNQYQQHYQNQNFGGFFNGIPMTPTQFIPQSGIPVNQMPFGGPQVNPPFGPTSELGMGQGNFGNLGYLAGDQGLPHPGLPNAQGYGRLPSSHGGGGQRPMQFNSGQFNQGSSSFSGRRPQQQGGQHSQGRGSGGHHK; this is encoded by the exons ATGGATTCTGAGGTTCTGGCGAAAGAGGTACTGAAAGATGGaggggggaagggggaggaggggagCAAAGACGAAGCTGCTGTTCGTGCTGAGATGAAAGAGGAAGTGGAAGGTGGAGGAAGTAAGGGGGAGGACCAGAGCAACGGCGAGGCTTCCGTTGATGCTGAGATGAATTCTGAAGTCTCAGCGAAAGTGGAAACGGAGAATGGAGGAagcaaggggaaggaggagagcgaggccGAGGAGGAAGATGGGGAATCAGGGGAGGCTACTTCGAgtagtgaggaggaggaggaggaggaggaggagtcaagTGAAGCGTCGTCGAGCAGTGATGAGGAAGAGCAGAGGGCCAATAACCATTGTGGTGTCGGTGACATGGCAGCCCTCATTGAGGAGGGCAAATTGATGGTTGGaatcaatgatgatgatgatgaggaggaggaggaggaggaggaggaagcatcAAAGGGTCATATCAACTCCAAACATGAAGCAGAG ATCCTTCCTCCAGTGCCGAAGATCGAAGTCCAGCTGGAACCACATCATAAGGCACTCCCAGTGGGAACAATTTCATCT ATCATGGGTGAGAGAGTGATTGTTGAAGGGTCAGTGCAACACAATCCCCTGAATGAGGGTTCTATACTCTGGATAACTGAAAGCAGGACACCACTTGGTATTGTTGAGGAATTATTTGGACCAGTAAAAAGCCCATACTATCTCGTGCGGTATAACTCTGTGGAAGAAGTCCCTTCTGGGATTAGTGCTGGAACTGCTGTCTCTTTTGTTATGGAATTTGCAAATCATATCTTAAATGTGAAGGAGCTATACACCAAAGGCTATGATGGATCAGGAGATAATATTGAGGACCAAACAGATGATCCTGAATTCTCTGATGACGAGAAGGAGGCTGAGTACAAAAGATCATTACGGCTGGCAAAAGGGCAGACTGATAGGCAACTTGACTCTAAGAAGCGTTCTGGTGATAAGAAGAGGAAGCAGCCCAGAGATGCTGGATTCCATAAGGGTATACCTAGGACCCATGATGTAGCAACACCAGCTCACCAATCAAAACACCGTATTTATCGCTCAGATATGGCTCCTGTTGCTGATAAGTCAGGACGTTCACGTACGAGTGTACCAATAATGACACCACCAGTCACAGTGAATCCTGCTATGGCATCAGCCATTCAGTTTGCAGACCAGAAAGGTGGCTGCTTCCCTAACCCATCACAGCAGTTCTTACCACAGCAGCCAAATGTTTGGCCTCGTGGGTTTCCACCTTCTATGTACCCGAACATGGGAATTAACGGAGCTGCTCTTGCAGCTAATATTATGCAGAACATACTCAGTGGATCCAATCAATACCAGCAACATTACCAGAATCAGAATTTTGGTGGATTCTTCAATGGAATACCCATGACCCCAACACAGTTTATTCCGCAGAGCGGAATTCCTGTAAATCAAATGCCTTTTGGTGGACCACAAGTAAATCCTCCATTTGGTCCAACATCTGAACTGGGGATGGGGCAGGGGAACTTTGGTAATCTTGGGTACTTGGCCGGGGACCAAGGGCTGCCGCACCCTGGGTTGCCTAATGCTCAGGGATATGGGCGCCTACCATCATCGCATGGAGGTGGTGGTCAGCGTCCTATGCAATTCAATTCTGGGCAGTTTAATCAGGGGAGCTCGTCCTTCTCTGGAAGAAGGCCACAACAACAGGGAGGCCAGCACTCACAGGGGAGAGGTAGTGGCGGGCATCACAAATAG